From Ancylobacter pratisalsi, one genomic window encodes:
- a CDS encoding transglycosylase SLT domain-containing protein, with the protein MPPPRPAASETAASARPLGWSSVDRTVPAALLVPVAHIPAGLVAPSYAVWLIDPPHAALPGAKFVARGEALAGSDAFQRVIAVPPPAPTSLAAAPSAVILLSVPLPPKRLAEKRRMVLAFAEPPPPPGLLAPMPALQQAPPAPGEASPDRAIVPPGDIAEQNAEVLGEDAARPIDDAPEPVSGRVTADRAPPQIEALIQRHAERFDVPARLVRRVAWRESKFDPKQRNGPYWGLMQIRVDTARGLGFRGAPKDLLDADTNMSYAVAYLANAYRVAGRDEKRAIMLYARGYYYEAKRKGMLGSLIRTAAAEE; encoded by the coding sequence GTGCCCCCACCCCGTCCCGCCGCATCGGAGACCGCCGCTTCGGCGCGTCCACTCGGCTGGTCGTCGGTCGACAGGACCGTGCCGGCCGCGCTTCTCGTACCTGTCGCTCACATTCCCGCTGGTCTTGTCGCGCCTTCCTACGCCGTATGGCTGATCGATCCCCCGCATGCAGCGCTGCCGGGCGCGAAATTCGTGGCCCGTGGCGAGGCGCTCGCCGGGAGCGATGCCTTCCAGCGGGTGATCGCGGTGCCGCCGCCGGCTCCCACATCGCTTGCGGCGGCCCCGTCCGCCGTGATCCTCCTATCCGTGCCCCTGCCGCCCAAGCGTCTCGCCGAGAAGCGCAGGATGGTCCTGGCATTCGCGGAGCCGCCGCCTCCTCCTGGCCTCCTGGCACCGATGCCGGCGCTTCAGCAGGCGCCGCCCGCGCCCGGGGAAGCCTCGCCCGATCGAGCGATAGTGCCGCCCGGCGACATCGCCGAGCAGAATGCCGAAGTGCTGGGGGAGGATGCCGCGCGGCCCATCGACGACGCGCCCGAGCCGGTCTCGGGACGGGTGACCGCCGACCGCGCGCCTCCGCAGATCGAGGCGCTGATCCAGCGCCATGCCGAGCGTTTCGATGTGCCTGCGCGGCTCGTGCGCCGCGTTGCCTGGCGTGAGAGCAAGTTCGATCCCAAGCAGCGCAACGGCCCCTATTGGGGACTGATGCAGATCCGCGTCGACACCGCGCGCGGCCTCGGATTCCGTGGCGCGCCGAAGGATCTCCTCGACGCCGACACCAACATGTCCTACGCGGTCGCCTATCTCGCCAATGCGTACCGGGTCGCCGGTCGCGATGAGAAACGGGCCATCATGCTCTATGCCCGGGGCTATTATTACGAGGCCAAGCGCAAGGGTATGCTTGGTTCGTTGATCCGCACGGCGGCGGCCGAGGAATAG
- a CDS encoding amino acid ABC transporter permease, with amino-acid sequence MLTLDYSWLADPVYQHWLLRGTLTTLELAFASSGIAIVIGLFGALALTLRIAWLDAFVELFVEIFRNTPPLLQMLFFYFTLSTIGLSVTDPRTGLSMPLLSAFSCALISLSLFGGALCIEAFRSGLESLPRAVTEAARSLGYTRWERFRRIEMPIASRICLPALTNIMTNQFKTTSQASVITVPELMYYAGQIYNDTFRTAEVMILVLFIYVTLVSLLSWGMSLVERALAFPGYGKGH; translated from the coding sequence GTGTTGACTCTTGATTACTCATGGCTCGCCGACCCGGTGTATCAGCATTGGCTGCTCCGCGGGACGCTCACCACGCTTGAACTGGCGTTCGCCTCCTCGGGGATCGCCATTGTCATCGGCCTCTTCGGCGCGCTGGCGCTGACGTTGCGGATCGCCTGGCTCGACGCGTTCGTCGAGCTGTTCGTGGAAATCTTCCGCAACACGCCACCGCTGCTCCAGATGCTGTTCTTCTACTTCACTCTGAGCACGATCGGGCTGAGTGTGACCGATCCACGGACCGGGCTGAGCATGCCGCTGCTGTCGGCATTCTCCTGCGCGCTGATCTCGCTCAGCCTGTTCGGCGGGGCTCTTTGCATCGAGGCCTTCCGCTCGGGTCTTGAGAGCCTGCCGCGCGCCGTGACGGAGGCGGCCCGCTCGCTCGGCTACACCCGCTGGGAGCGCTTCCGGCGCATCGAGATGCCGATCGCGAGCCGCATCTGTCTGCCCGCCCTCACGAACATCATGACCAACCAGTTCAAGACCACGTCGCAGGCCTCGGTGATCACCGTGCCGGAGCTGATGTATTATGCCGGCCAGATCTACAACGACACCTTCCGCACCGCGGAAGTCATGATCCTCGTGCTGTTTATCTATGTGACGCTTGTGAGCCTGCTCTCGTGGGGCATGTCGCTGGTCGAGCGGGCGCTGGCCTTTCCCGGCTACGGAAAGGGGCACTGA
- a CDS encoding NAD-dependent succinate-semialdehyde dehydrogenase — MIKSINPATGDVIESFKAHSADEVDAILGAADRAQRSWRRVPVEKRVPLLTAIARALRAKKEEYARLITEEIGKPITESRGEIEKCASTCDFYAANAQTFLADERIVSNATESGVVFDPLGVVLAIMPWNYPFWQFVRFAAPALAAGNGAILKHANNVPRCALAIEAMIREAGCPDGLMRTVLIDASAVSGLIADDRIAAVTLTGSTEVGQIVAAQAGKSLKKQVLELGGSDPFIVLPDADIATAAATAVKARFVNVGQSCVNAKRFIVHDDIADAFSDAFITGIRALKVGDPMDEATQIGPMARMNLRANLHDQVTRSIAEGAVLVLGGTPIDGPGSYYAPTLLDRVTPEHTSFKEELFGPVASIIRYSSTEEAIALANNTEFGLGASVWTTDLDLARRMAREIDAGAVFINGMVASDARLPFGGIKKSGYGRELGSYGIREFTNMKTIWIGPAK; from the coding sequence ATGATCAAGTCGATCAACCCGGCGACAGGCGACGTAATCGAGAGCTTCAAGGCGCACAGCGCGGACGAGGTCGATGCGATCCTAGGAGCGGCTGACCGCGCGCAGCGTTCGTGGCGCCGGGTGCCGGTCGAAAAGCGCGTCCCCCTGTTGACGGCGATAGCCAGGGCGCTGCGTGCGAAAAAAGAGGAATACGCCCGCCTCATCACCGAGGAGATCGGCAAGCCGATCACCGAATCCCGGGGCGAAATCGAGAAGTGCGCCAGCACCTGCGATTTCTACGCCGCCAACGCCCAGACCTTCCTCGCCGACGAGCGCATTGTGTCGAACGCAACGGAGTCCGGCGTGGTCTTCGACCCCCTCGGCGTGGTGCTCGCGATCATGCCCTGGAACTACCCCTTCTGGCAGTTCGTACGCTTCGCGGCCCCTGCCCTCGCCGCCGGCAATGGCGCGATCCTGAAGCACGCCAACAACGTGCCGCGCTGCGCGCTCGCCATCGAGGCAATGATACGCGAGGCCGGTTGTCCCGACGGACTGATGCGCACCGTCCTGATCGATGCCTCGGCGGTTTCGGGCCTCATCGCCGACGACAGGATCGCGGCGGTGACGCTGACCGGCTCGACCGAGGTCGGCCAGATCGTCGCCGCGCAAGCCGGCAAGTCACTGAAGAAGCAGGTTCTTGAACTGGGCGGTTCCGACCCGTTCATCGTGCTGCCCGACGCCGATATCGCGACGGCGGCGGCGACCGCGGTCAAGGCCCGCTTCGTCAATGTCGGCCAGTCCTGTGTCAACGCCAAGCGCTTCATTGTACATGACGACATTGCGGACGCGTTCAGCGACGCCTTCATCACCGGCATCCGTGCCCTCAAGGTTGGTGACCCGATGGACGAGGCCACCCAGATCGGCCCGATGGCGCGCATGAACCTGCGGGCGAACCTTCACGACCAGGTGACGCGCTCCATCGCCGAAGGCGCTGTCCTCGTGCTTGGCGGCACGCCGATCGACGGCCCCGGCAGCTATTATGCACCGACGCTGCTCGACCGGGTGACACCGGAGCACACCTCTTTCAAGGAGGAGCTTTTCGGCCCGGTCGCCTCGATCATCCGCTACAGCTCGACCGAAGAGGCCATCGCGCTGGCCAACAACACCGAGTTCGGCCTCGGCGCCTCGGTCTGGACCACCGATCTTGACCTTGCCCGCCGCATGGCACGCGAGATTGATGCCGGCGCCGTGTTCATCAATGGCATGGTCGCCTCGGACGCACGCCTGCCCTTCGGCGGCATCAAGAAGTCGGGCTATGGTCGCGAACTCGGAAGCTATGGCATCCGGGAGTTCACAAACATGAAGACCATCTGGATCGGCCCAGCGAAGTGA
- a CDS encoding amino acid ABC transporter permease, which produces MPTFPLTYAEKKRVIQFAIVLAVLLWIAIDAATGGAQNWSRVWLRLPILLTGQASGWPLEGGFSLNILLGLCAMALAAVLGTFLGFGMLSKRKFIRVPSFLVMNFLRNSPWLVLLFAMLYIIPFRVNVFGVSIAIPAFVKAVIGLALPTSANFAEIIRGAVQSIHSGQWEAARSLGYMPMAIYWRVILPQALRRMIPGWMNLYALLMIATSLATVTGIQDVITTLNTLLAMENERVIVYFYITALFLFFAYCYPIAVLARRLEQSVKGDTL; this is translated from the coding sequence ATGCCGACCTTTCCGCTGACCTATGCCGAGAAGAAGCGCGTTATCCAGTTCGCCATCGTTCTGGCCGTGCTGCTGTGGATTGCGATCGATGCGGCGACCGGGGGCGCGCAGAACTGGAGCCGCGTCTGGCTGCGCCTGCCGATCCTGCTGACCGGACAGGCTTCGGGCTGGCCGCTTGAGGGCGGTTTCTCGCTCAATATTCTCCTCGGGCTGTGCGCCATGGCGCTCGCCGCCGTGCTGGGCACCTTCCTCGGCTTCGGCATGCTTTCGAAGCGCAAGTTCATTCGGGTCCCGAGCTTCCTGGTCATGAACTTCCTGCGCAACTCGCCCTGGCTCGTGCTGTTGTTCGCGATGCTCTACATCATCCCGTTCAGGGTGAATGTCTTCGGGGTGAGCATCGCCATTCCGGCCTTTGTGAAGGCGGTGATCGGCCTGGCCCTGCCGACGAGCGCGAACTTCGCGGAGATTATCCGGGGCGCGGTTCAGTCGATCCACTCCGGACAATGGGAGGCGGCCCGCTCGCTCGGCTACATGCCGATGGCGATCTATTGGCGGGTCATCCTCCCGCAGGCGCTGCGCCGGATGATCCCCGGCTGGATGAATCTCTATGCGCTGCTGATGATCGCCACCTCGCTTGCCACCGTGACCGGTATCCAGGACGTGATCACCACGCTGAATACGTTGCTCGCGATGGAGAACGAGCGGGTCATCGTTTATTTTTACATCACCGCCCTGTTCCTGTTCTTCGCCTATTGCTACCCGATCGCGGTCCTGGCGCGGCGCCTTGAACAGTCGGTCAAGGGGGACACCCTATGA
- a CDS encoding amidohydrolase family protein: MTALPLPEGTWDTHVHVFEPDRFPYAAMRSYTPGTASLESLEQRHREWGVGHAVLVQPSVYGDDNGCLLDALRRLGPSARGVAVADAHTLDDNTLAAFSDAGIRGFRVNLMAGRALDPDDALLMMAERLRGTGLFLQIYAPLSAILARASTLEDAGIPVVLDHFAGAGAEDDARSMEHLAALCRSAPIWIKLSGDYRIGASGDVPRTRVLDLIQQFEAMVPDRLIWASDWPHTGGGATRKARSLAETEPFRDVDSLSVPKLMAEAGLDAPACRRILVDNPTALFGANPLSPSPAEHAGPASRAGQRI; encoded by the coding sequence ATGACCGCCCTGCCTTTACCCGAAGGGACATGGGACACCCATGTTCATGTCTTCGAGCCCGATCGTTTTCCTTATGCGGCGATGCGGAGCTACACCCCCGGCACGGCGTCGCTGGAAAGCCTGGAGCAACGCCACCGGGAGTGGGGCGTTGGACACGCCGTCCTCGTCCAGCCCAGCGTCTACGGCGACGACAATGGCTGTCTTCTGGACGCGCTGCGGCGGCTCGGGCCCTCGGCCCGTGGTGTGGCCGTGGCCGATGCCCATACCCTCGACGACAACACGCTTGCCGCGTTTTCCGACGCCGGGATCCGCGGCTTTCGGGTCAACCTGATGGCGGGCCGTGCCCTCGATCCGGACGATGCTCTCCTCATGATGGCCGAACGTCTGCGAGGGACGGGCCTGTTCCTGCAGATCTATGCCCCGCTTTCCGCGATCCTCGCTCGCGCCTCGACCCTGGAGGATGCGGGCATCCCTGTCGTGCTGGACCATTTCGCCGGCGCCGGCGCGGAAGACGATGCGCGAAGCATGGAGCATCTGGCCGCACTCTGCCGCTCCGCGCCGATCTGGATCAAGCTCTCCGGCGACTATCGCATCGGTGCGTCAGGTGACGTGCCTCGGACGCGTGTGCTGGATCTGATCCAACAATTCGAGGCGATGGTGCCCGACCGGCTGATCTGGGCCTCGGACTGGCCTCACACCGGCGGCGGCGCGACGCGCAAGGCACGCTCACTGGCCGAAACCGAACCCTTCCGCGACGTCGACTCCCTTTCGGTGCCCAAGCTGATGGCCGAGGCGGGGCTCGACGCACCGGCTTGTCGACGGATCCTCGTCGACAACCCCACAGCGCTCTTCGGGGCAAACCCTCTCTCCCCCTCTCCCGCGGAGCATGCAGGTCCTGCGTCCAGGGCAGGCCAAAGGATTTGA
- a CDS encoding cupin domain-containing protein encodes MPDKSPAILRLDQLPINDRGNGARTIPLVTRKCGSTSLINGITAFDPGAKIGMHFHNCEESVMVLEGEAIAEIGGERIPLKAGDTTWIPANVPHRFVNESDGPMRIFWTYATVDATRTMVETGIEQSIDDEHQKAKRL; translated from the coding sequence ATGCCCGACAAGAGCCCTGCCATCCTGCGCCTCGATCAGCTGCCCATAAACGACCGGGGCAATGGCGCCCGGACCATACCTCTGGTGACCCGCAAATGCGGCTCGACCAGCCTGATCAACGGCATCACCGCCTTCGATCCGGGGGCCAAGATCGGCATGCATTTCCACAATTGCGAAGAGAGCGTCATGGTCCTTGAGGGAGAGGCCATCGCCGAGATCGGGGGCGAACGCATTCCGCTCAAGGCCGGAGATACGACCTGGATACCGGCGAACGTGCCTCACCGCTTCGTCAATGAAAGCGACGGTCCGATGCGCATCTTCTGGACCTATGCCACGGTGGACGCGACCCGCACCATGGTCGAGACCGGCATCGAGCAGTCCATCGACGACGAGCATCAGAAGGCGAAGCGGCTCTGA
- a CDS encoding NAD(P)/FAD-dependent oxidoreductase, whose amino-acid sequence MMADDIFAEGFKDQPYWWEAAAPETDLDPLPSKADAVVIGSGYTGLNAATELARAGLQVVVLDGERLGEGGSTRSGGMVSSGQKLVVGGAIKGTDPELFSRMIGDSTSSFEYLQRLITTEGLDADLKISGRFFGAHARSQFAALHRNGRILAEKTGVSVSFYDRGNQRQAIGSDYYFGGMVVDEYGGLHPGKYHRALRERARASGVMLRSHAKAGPVKDGPNGLKIVPTMRGDILAEHVITSTNGYTRPDGHPDLARRVVPVKSYQIATEPLPADLIETLIPRGRMISDTRRDVIYTRPSPDGTRILFGSRPGLRETTDRAAAPHLYARMTEIFPELRDYKISHAWSGFVAMTVDKVAHMGARDNSDFAVGCNGNGVALMSYLGYQTALKILGQQNRPTSFDREEFAAAPLYSGGPNAWFLPVVAAWYRLQDWYERR is encoded by the coding sequence ATGATGGCAGACGACATTTTCGCGGAAGGCTTCAAGGATCAGCCCTACTGGTGGGAAGCCGCCGCGCCCGAGACCGACCTCGACCCGTTGCCGTCGAAGGCGGATGCCGTGGTCATCGGCTCCGGCTATACCGGCCTCAACGCCGCGACTGAACTGGCACGCGCGGGGCTGCAGGTGGTGGTGCTCGACGGCGAGCGGCTCGGGGAAGGCGGCTCCACCCGCTCCGGCGGCATGGTGTCCAGCGGCCAGAAGCTGGTCGTCGGCGGGGCCATCAAGGGCACCGATCCCGAGCTGTTCTCCCGAATGATCGGCGATAGCACTTCTTCCTTCGAGTACCTGCAGAGGTTGATCACCACCGAGGGGCTCGATGCCGACCTCAAGATCAGCGGCCGCTTCTTCGGCGCCCATGCCCGCAGCCAGTTCGCCGCACTGCACCGCAACGGCCGCATTCTCGCCGAGAAGACCGGCGTGAGCGTGAGCTTCTACGATCGCGGCAACCAGCGGCAGGCCATCGGCTCTGACTATTACTTCGGCGGCATGGTGGTCGACGAATATGGCGGGCTGCATCCTGGCAAGTATCACCGCGCGCTGCGCGAACGCGCGCGGGCAAGCGGGGTGATGCTGCGCTCGCACGCGAAGGCCGGCCCGGTGAAGGATGGACCGAATGGCCTGAAGATCGTGCCCACGATGCGTGGCGACATTCTTGCCGAGCACGTCATCACCTCGACCAATGGCTATACACGCCCGGATGGCCACCCCGACCTCGCGCGCCGCGTCGTGCCAGTGAAGAGCTACCAGATCGCCACCGAGCCGCTGCCGGCCGATCTCATCGAGACCTTGATCCCGCGAGGGCGGATGATCTCCGATACACGGCGCGACGTGATCTACACCCGCCCCTCGCCGGACGGCACGCGCATCCTGTTCGGTTCGCGACCCGGCCTCAGGGAGACGACGGACCGCGCGGCGGCGCCGCACCTCTATGCCCGGATGACCGAGATCTTCCCCGAGCTGCGCGACTATAAGATCAGCCATGCCTGGAGCGGCTTCGTCGCCATGACGGTCGACAAGGTCGCCCATATGGGGGCACGGGACAATTCCGACTTCGCGGTCGGCTGCAACGGCAACGGCGTCGCGTTGATGAGCTATCTGGGCTACCAGACCGCCCTGAAAATTCTCGGCCAGCAGAACCGCCCGACCTCCTTCGATCGCGAGGAATTCGCTGCCGCGCCGCTTTATTCCGGCGGCCCGAATGCATGGTTTCTGCCGGTGGTCGCTGCCTGGTATCGTCTTCAGGACTGGTATGAGCGGCGCTGA
- a CDS encoding IclR family transcriptional regulator, whose translation MPASNTGGSQLLDRAALLLDFIADGDLEGATLKELVERSGLNTATCHRILNTLVGHRLLARDDKRKRYRLGAKMFIYGARAARGPGLISRCEMGLSRLRKKTGETTHLMARHNHDSICLDRRDGECVVQTLTGSIGGSVPLGAGPGSISMLAFLDREEQDFILRANQQRLSNFRDLPAEKVWGLIDETRERGYAVDIGELIPGIAGVAMPIMNETGAPIASLGFTFLCAKIVPGFVEHYAALLRTEIDLIESRA comes from the coding sequence ATGCCCGCGTCCAACACAGGCGGATCTCAACTCCTTGATCGCGCGGCGCTTTTGCTGGACTTCATCGCGGATGGAGATCTGGAGGGAGCGACCCTCAAGGAGCTGGTCGAGCGCTCCGGGCTCAACACCGCCACCTGCCATCGCATTCTCAACACCCTTGTCGGGCACCGCCTGCTGGCGCGGGACGACAAGCGCAAGCGCTACCGGCTCGGCGCCAAGATGTTCATCTATGGCGCGCGCGCGGCACGCGGGCCGGGGCTCATCAGCCGCTGTGAAATGGGGCTGTCGCGCCTGCGCAAGAAAACAGGCGAGACCACGCATCTGATGGCCCGTCACAATCACGACTCCATCTGCCTCGACCGCCGCGACGGCGAATGCGTGGTGCAGACGCTCACCGGATCGATCGGCGGCTCGGTGCCGCTCGGCGCCGGGCCCGGCAGCATCTCCATGCTGGCCTTTCTCGACCGCGAGGAGCAGGACTTCATTCTGCGCGCCAACCAGCAACGCCTCTCGAACTTCCGCGACCTGCCGGCGGAAAAGGTGTGGGGCTTGATCGACGAAACGCGCGAGCGCGGCTACGCGGTCGACATTGGCGAGCTCATTCCCGGTATCGCCGGCGTGGCCATGCCGATTATGAACGAGACCGGCGCGCCCATCGCCTCGCTGGGCTTCACCTTTCTCTGCGCCAAGATCGTTCCCGGCTTCGTTGAGCACTATGCCGCGTTACTGCGCACCGAGATCGACCTCATCGAAAGCCGCGCCTGA
- a CDS encoding transporter substrate-binding domain-containing protein: MKTAIVTFASTLLVTLGISAASADTLSDVKSKGTLTIGVKSDYPPYGFLNDKGEIVGFEVDLGKYIAKDILGPEGKVELVPVVASNRIEFLNSGRIDLVLATLGVTAERGKVIDFSEYYVSAPGPSVLAPAAFKPATWEELKGLTLCGIQGSYFNKRLGEAYGINLVNFKTQPEAYRALKDNRCVGFAFDDMTLRKKLEDDADWKDYKIAVEPYEYIPQAAGIRKDDAAFLDAVNKAITKAEAEGKLIEWETTYGMPHSKYIAERSKKAAEKLKL; encoded by the coding sequence GTGAAAACAGCCATTGTGACTTTTGCTTCCACGCTGCTGGTGACTCTCGGCATCAGCGCCGCATCCGCCGACACACTCTCCGACGTGAAGTCGAAGGGCACCCTCACCATTGGTGTGAAGAGCGATTATCCGCCCTATGGCTTCCTCAACGACAAGGGGGAGATCGTTGGCTTCGAGGTGGATCTGGGCAAATACATCGCCAAGGACATACTGGGCCCTGAAGGCAAGGTCGAACTCGTCCCGGTTGTCGCCTCGAACCGCATCGAGTTCCTGAATTCCGGCCGCATCGACCTTGTCCTGGCGACGCTGGGCGTCACGGCCGAGCGCGGCAAGGTGATCGACTTCTCTGAATACTATGTCTCGGCTCCCGGTCCCTCGGTGCTCGCTCCCGCCGCCTTCAAGCCCGCGACGTGGGAGGAGCTGAAGGGCCTCACCCTGTGCGGCATCCAGGGCTCCTACTTCAACAAGCGTCTGGGTGAGGCCTACGGCATCAACCTCGTCAACTTCAAGACGCAGCCGGAAGCCTATCGTGCGCTGAAGGACAACCGCTGTGTCGGCTTCGCCTTTGACGACATGACCCTGCGCAAGAAGCTCGAGGATGACGCCGACTGGAAGGACTACAAGATCGCGGTGGAGCCCTACGAGTACATTCCGCAGGCGGCGGGCATCCGCAAGGATGACGCGGCCTTCCTCGACGCGGTGAACAAGGCCATCACCAAGGCGGAAGCCGAGGGCAAGCTGATCGAGTGGGAAACCACCTATGGCATGCCGCACTCGAAGTACATTGCCGAGCGGTCCAAGAAGGCGGCCGAAAAGCTGAAGCTGTAA
- a CDS encoding amino acid ABC transporter ATP-binding protein — translation MNRSDALIELDAVNKSFGSFQVLKGISLAVKDGEAVCIIGPSGSGKSTILRCINGLLPIDSGSIRVGTQEVHKMKTEKEMRPLRHQVSMVFQQYNLFPHRTALQNIMMAPIQVLGHEAGEVEARAHRLLAKVRLSDKADAYPGQLSGGQQQRVAIARALAMEPQVILFDEVTAALDPETVKEVLTAIRELVDDGLTCILVTHEMKFAREVAERVCFTDHGRIVESGPPAQIFDSPQDPRTREFLGKIL, via the coding sequence ATGAACCGCTCCGACGCCCTCATCGAACTCGATGCCGTGAACAAGAGCTTCGGCTCCTTCCAGGTGCTCAAGGGTATCTCGCTCGCCGTCAAGGATGGCGAGGCGGTGTGCATCATCGGGCCGTCGGGCTCGGGCAAGTCCACCATCCTGCGCTGTATCAATGGGCTGCTGCCGATCGATTCCGGCTCCATCCGCGTCGGCACCCAAGAGGTGCACAAGATGAAGACCGAGAAGGAGATGCGTCCGCTGCGTCACCAGGTGTCGATGGTGTTTCAGCAGTACAATCTCTTTCCACACCGCACGGCGCTGCAGAACATCATGATGGCGCCGATCCAGGTGCTCGGTCACGAGGCGGGGGAAGTGGAGGCGCGCGCCCATCGCCTGCTCGCCAAGGTGCGGCTCTCCGACAAGGCGGACGCCTATCCCGGCCAGCTCTCCGGCGGGCAGCAGCAGCGCGTCGCCATCGCCCGTGCGCTCGCCATGGAGCCGCAGGTGATCCTGTTCGACGAGGTGACCGCCGCGCTCGATCCGGAAACGGTGAAAGAGGTCCTGACCGCCATTCGCGAACTGGTCGATGATGGGCTGACCTGCATTCTGGTCACGCACGAGATGAAGTTTGCCCGCGAGGTCGCGGAGCGGGTCTGCTTCACCGATCACGGCCGCATTGTCGAGAGCGGACCGCCGGCACAGATTTTCGACTCCCCGCAGGATCCGCGCACCCGTGAGTTCCTCGGGAAGATCCTCTGA
- a CDS encoding isocitrate/isopropylmalate dehydrogenase family protein → MKIALLPGDGIGPEITAATCLVMEAVDRHHGIGFDFEEIDIGFAALKAQGSTFPDSAFEAARAADGLILGPVSHLDYPARDKGGLNPSGELRKRLDLFANIRPAITRPDLPSATGASFDMVIYRENTEGFYADRCMFAGPGEIQVTADVTLSMRRITRHASLRIAEAAFEGARARRNHVTAVHKQNVLKITDGLFLTCCREVAARYPEVEYDELIIDAACAHLVRRPEAFDVIVTTNMFGDILSDLASELSGSLGLAASVNAGEAVAMAQAQHGSAPDIAGKGIANPSSLIGSTGMLLEWLGQHRQRPDLAAAGRSILSALDMALKDPATRTRDLGGQLGTTAFAQAVADRIGLTVPRH, encoded by the coding sequence ATGAAGATCGCCCTTCTTCCCGGCGACGGGATCGGCCCGGAAATCACCGCCGCCACCTGTCTCGTCATGGAAGCCGTGGACCGGCACCACGGGATCGGTTTCGACTTCGAGGAAATCGACATCGGATTCGCGGCACTGAAGGCGCAGGGCTCGACCTTTCCCGACAGCGCCTTCGAAGCGGCACGTGCCGCCGACGGGTTGATCCTCGGGCCGGTTTCCCACCTCGACTATCCCGCCCGCGACAAAGGCGGCCTGAACCCCTCCGGTGAGTTGCGCAAGCGGCTCGATCTCTTCGCCAACATCCGCCCCGCCATCACGCGACCGGATCTGCCCTCGGCCACGGGCGCCAGCTTCGACATGGTGATCTATCGTGAGAACACGGAAGGCTTCTATGCGGACCGCTGCATGTTTGCCGGCCCGGGCGAAATTCAGGTCACCGCCGACGTTACCTTGTCGATGCGGCGCATCACCCGGCACGCCTCGCTGCGGATCGCCGAGGCGGCCTTCGAAGGGGCCCGTGCGCGCCGTAACCACGTCACCGCCGTTCACAAGCAGAATGTTCTCAAGATCACCGACGGCCTCTTCCTCACCTGCTGCCGCGAAGTCGCCGCGCGCTACCCGGAGGTCGAGTACGACGAGTTGATCATCGACGCGGCGTGCGCCCATCTCGTCCGTCGCCCCGAGGCTTTCGACGTCATCGTCACCACCAACATGTTCGGCGATATCCTGTCGGACCTGGCGTCCGAACTCTCGGGCAGTCTTGGCCTGGCGGCCTCGGTCAATGCAGGCGAGGCGGTTGCGATGGCGCAGGCGCAGCACGGCTCCGCTCCGGACATTGCGGGGAAAGGCATTGCCAACCCGTCGTCGCTCATCGGCTCGACCGGCATGCTCCTCGAATGGCTCGGCCAGCATCGCCAGCGCCCCGATCTGGCGGCGGCGGGCCGCTCGATACTCTCCGCACTGGATATGGCGCTGAAAGATCCCGCGACCCGCACCCGCGACCTCGGCGGCCAGCTGGGAACGACCGCCTTCGCGCAGGCGGTCGCCGACCGGATCGGTCTGACGGTTCCCCGCCATTGA